A window of Halomonas sp. GFAJ-1 contains these coding sequences:
- a CDS encoding transposase yields MSYPRYTEEFKIEAVKQVVERGHRVAEVAERLGVSGHSLYIWIKRYDKPVEQRQEDDDLQAENRRLKAELKRVSEERDILKKATAYFARESD; encoded by the coding sequence ATGAGCTATCCCCGCTACACTGAAGAATTCAAAATCGAAGCCGTCAAGCAGGTGGTAGAGCGCGGCCATCGCGTGGCCGAGGTCGCTGAGCGGCTAGGCGTGTCAGGTCACAGCCTGTACATCTGGATCAAGCGCTACGATAAGCCGGTAGAACAACGGCAAGAAGATGATGATCTCCAAGCTGAAAACCGTCGTTTGAAGGCCGAGCTCAAACGCGTATCAGAAGAGCGAGACATATTAAAAAAGGCCACCGCGTACTTCGCCAGGGAGTCCGACTGA
- a CDS encoding transposase, with the protein MMAVHPSGYYAWCKKALSNRAREDERLLGLIKHSWLESGGVYGYRKVYQDLREAGEACGKHRVARLMSREGLRSQTGYRRRPGGYGGGKPAVVSPNHLDRQFEVTAPNVTWVTDITYIRTYEGWLYLAVVIDLFSRQVVGWSMKSRMTTELVLDALLSAVWRRKPQGTVMVHSDQGSQFSSGDWQSFLKANHLVGSMSRRGNCHDNAVAESFFQLLKRERIKRQIYSTREAARCDVFNYIEMFYNPKRRHGTSDNLSPVEYERRYFKSLTGV; encoded by the coding sequence ATGATGGCAGTGCACCCCAGCGGTTACTACGCATGGTGTAAAAAAGCGCTCTCTAATCGAGCGCGAGAAGATGAGCGCTTGCTGGGATTGATCAAGCACTCCTGGCTTGAAAGCGGCGGTGTATATGGCTATCGCAAGGTCTACCAGGACTTGCGTGAAGCTGGCGAAGCTTGCGGGAAGCACCGTGTGGCGCGTCTTATGAGTAGGGAAGGTTTACGTTCTCAGACAGGCTATCGACGACGCCCTGGCGGCTATGGCGGTGGAAAACCGGCTGTTGTATCCCCTAACCATTTAGACCGTCAGTTTGAAGTAACAGCGCCAAATGTTACTTGGGTGACGGACATCACGTACATCCGCACTTATGAAGGCTGGCTTTACTTAGCGGTAGTTATCGACCTGTTTTCTCGTCAAGTGGTTGGCTGGTCGATGAAGTCTCGCATGACTACGGAGTTGGTACTGGATGCTTTGTTATCAGCAGTCTGGCGACGCAAGCCACAAGGAACGGTGATGGTGCATTCGGATCAAGGAAGCCAGTTTAGCAGTGGAGACTGGCAAAGCTTTCTGAAAGCGAATCACTTGGTAGGCAGCATGAGCCGACGTGGTAACTGTCATGACAACGCCGTTGCTGAAAGCTTCTTTCAACTTCTAAAGCGAGAGCGAATCAAGCGACAGATTTATTCAACACGCGAAGCAGCTAGATGTGACGTGTTCAATTATATTGAAATGTTTTACAACCCAAAGCGCCGACACGGCACAAGTGATAACTTGTCACCGGTTGAGTATGAAAGGCGTTACTTTAAGAGCCTAACGGGTGTCTAG
- a CDS encoding LysR family transcriptional regulator — translation MALTFRQLRYFLLLAEELHFGRATEKLHISQPPLSASLRQLEDELGVTLLQRSSKSVKLTTAGEVFQRQARRLLEELEESRIMMQRIAEGASGILRIGFTPAMLFRGLPLALQKLKSAHPGIEVKLLERSSSDQVEGIESGQLDIGFIHAMPLPDTLEKLTLASEPLLGCVPSHHPLAQRQSICLKDLCSDSFITFRRDLSPYYYDRIIGLFHVADLTPNVTHEVSHWLTVIALVANSMGVALVPKSLIDTQFSNVSFLPLADVSITHESHCIWLKDNEAENLELLISIVQGLQP, via the coding sequence ATGGCACTCACCTTTCGGCAATTGCGGTATTTTTTGTTGCTGGCCGAAGAGCTGCATTTCGGTAGGGCCACTGAAAAGCTGCATATCTCACAGCCACCGCTAAGCGCGAGCCTGCGCCAGCTCGAAGACGAGCTGGGCGTAACGTTGCTTCAGCGAAGTAGTAAGAGCGTTAAGTTAACGACTGCGGGCGAGGTATTTCAGCGGCAAGCAAGACGCCTGCTTGAGGAACTGGAAGAGTCGCGCATCATGATGCAGCGCATCGCAGAGGGGGCTTCGGGAATTTTGAGAATCGGCTTCACGCCTGCCATGCTATTCCGCGGTTTGCCGCTTGCGTTACAGAAGCTCAAATCGGCACACCCTGGCATTGAGGTAAAGTTGCTGGAACGTAGTTCATCCGATCAGGTTGAGGGAATAGAGTCTGGACAGCTCGATATCGGTTTTATTCATGCTATGCCACTTCCCGATACGCTAGAAAAGCTGACACTGGCCAGCGAGCCATTGCTTGGCTGCGTACCCAGCCATCATCCGCTAGCTCAACGACAGTCAATCTGCCTGAAAGACTTGTGCAGTGATTCATTTATCACGTTTCGCCGAGATCTTTCCCCTTACTACTACGACCGCATCATAGGCCTCTTCCACGTTGCCGATCTAACTCCAAATGTAACCCACGAAGTGTCACATTGGCTGACTGTGATCGCTTTGGTCGCCAATAGCATGGGAGTAGCACTGGTACCAAAGTCACTGATAGACACACAGTTTTCTAACGTCAGCTTTCTACCTTTAGCCGATGTTTCTATCACGCACGAGTCACACTGTATTTGGCTAAAAGACAATGAAGCAGAAAACCTTGAACTGCTGATTAGCATTGTTCAAGGTCTCCAACCATAA